A genomic stretch from Heliangelus exortis chromosome 23, bHelExo1.hap1, whole genome shotgun sequence includes:
- the DRAXIN gene encoding draxin has translation MAASSTTSSPFLLLCVLVLSDISLAVSLEPGTKLKNVPENNNHLQNQELWQQQPRSGHHHKHSLAKKEKVLSVPSRGQPGGEETFRTGSGAPAVEELVAEGQPAALKQNKDMFLGFEFPYPERDNQSPGAERGKKQNREHRRQSRRDRVKQNRGKTPESGPSSLYKKPESFEEQFQNLQAEEAPGPTVALITALELAASTEEPPALPATSPRSQARLRHDGDVMPTLDMALFDWTDYEDLKPEMWPSAKKKEKRRSKSPSSGNETVGAEGEPCDHHLDCLPGSCCDLREHLCKPHNRGLNNKCYDDCMCTEGLRCYAKFHRNRRVTRRKGRCVEPETANGEQGSFINV, from the exons ATGGCAGCTtcttccaccacctcctctcctttccttctcctgtgcGTGCTGGTTCTTTCTGACATCAGTCTTGCAGTTTCCCTGGAGCCTGGCACAAAGCTGAAGAACGTCCCAGAGAACAACAACCATCTTCAAAACCAagagctgtggcagcagcagcccaggagtGGGCACCACCACAAGCACAGCTTGGCCAAGAAGGAGAAGGTCCTCTCCGTGCCTTCCCGAGGGCAGCCAGGGGGAGAGGAGACCTTCAGGACGGGCAGTGGAGCTCCAGCTGTGGAAGAACTGGTGGCAGAGGGACAGCCAGCAGccctgaaacaaaacaaggacATGTTCCTGGGGTTTGAATTCCCGTATCCTGAGAGGGACAACCAGTCCCCTGGGGCTGAGAGGGGAAAGAAGCAGAACCGAGAGCATCGGCGCCAGAGCCGCAGGGACAGAGTGAAGCAGAACAGGG gGAAAACTCCCGAGAGTGGCCCAAGCTCCCTGTACAAGAAACCTGAAAGCTTTGAGGAGCAGTTTCAGAACCTCCAGGCAGAGGAAGCTCCAGGTCCCACTGTGGCTCTCATCACTGCACTGGAACTGGCTGCTTCCACGGAAGAGCCTCCTGCTCTTCCAGCCACATCACCACGGTCACAG GCCCGCCTCAGGCATGATGGGGATGTGATGCCCACCCTAGATATGGCACTCTTTGACTGGACAGATTATGAGGATCTCAAACCAGAAATGTGGCCATCTGCTAAAAAGAAAG agaaacGCCGCAGTAAGAGCCCCAGCAGTGGCAATGAAACTGTGGGAGCTGAAGGAGAGCCCTGTGATCATCACCTTGACTGCCTCCCAG GCTCTTGCTGTGACCTCCGTGAACACCTCTGCAAACCCCACAACCGAGGCCTCAACAACAAATGTTATGATGACTGCATGTGCACTGAAG GGCTGCGCTGTTACGCCAAATTCCACCGGAACCGCAGAGTGACCCGGAGGAAAGGGCGGTGCGTGGAGCCCGAGACGGCCAACGGAGAGCAGGGATCCTTCATTAATGTTTAG